A genomic stretch from Aedes albopictus strain Foshan chromosome 2, AalbF5, whole genome shotgun sequence includes:
- the LOC109412520 gene encoding phosphatidylinositol-glycan biosynthesis class F protein, which translates to MPVDYGSRFPPITKMYILASSLSIMLNATFFAYVLYADKLYDIGKCWTSWILMVLPAIELLKHYTVGGAFRLDGTARSSASTTGQHSKWSGNKTAPKRPSPALELLGALMVFLLAMLFYGFICLVLGAPLEQYEETVSLAFVLTSLTIFPIIIFIGYSETLQLLFTESLELRTPIANGYLNLLKNNCIGVILGAWGASVVAPLDWDRPWQVYPVPNMVGAIGGAFGMNLFTLASTIFFAFCYTGRKRGIV; encoded by the coding sequence ATGCCGGTAGACTACGGTAGCCGCTTCCCGCCGATCACCAAGATGTATATCTTGGCGAGTAGCCTGTCGATTATGCTCAATGCCACCTTTTTTGCGTATGTCCTCTACGCCGACAAGCTGTACGACATCGGTAAGTGTTGGACGTCGTGGATTCTGATGGTGCTTCCGGCGATTGAGCTACTGAAGCATTACACCGTGGGGGGTGCTTTCCGCTTGGATGGAACCGCTAGATCGTCCGCCAGCACAACCGGCCAACATTCCAAATGGTCCGGTAACAAGACCGCACCGAAGCGACCGTCACCCGCCCTGGAACTGCTGGGCGCCCTGATGGTCTTCCTGCTCGCCATGCTTTTCTACGGGTTCATCTGTCTGGTGCTGGGAGCACCGCTGGAACAGTACGAGGAAACGGTCTCCCTGGCGTTCGTCCTAACCAGCTTAACCATTTTCCCGATCATCATTTTCATCGGGTACTCGGAAACGCTTCAGCTGCTTTTCACGGAATCGTTGGAACTGCGCACCCCGATTGCCAACGGGTACTTGAACCTGCTGAAGAATAATTGCATCGGGGTGATTTTGGGAGCATGGGGGGCTTCTGTTGTTGCCCCACTGGATTGGGATCGTCCCTGGCAGGTGTATCCGGTGCCGAACATGGTCGGCGCCATCGGAGGTGCTTTCGGGATGAATCTGTTCACGCTGGCTAGTACGATCTTCTTTGCGTTTTGTTATACTGGCCGGAAGAGAGGAATTGTGTAA